The window ATGCTGAAGTACCTAAGCTGTCATGAACCATGGCACACTCCACACTTGGATGGTAGTAAGTAGTGTCCATACATGCTTCTCAGTATACAAGAATATGCAATGCTCTGGCTTCATATGCGAGTTGCGTGACCCATCCATATTTGTGTGTTGGCGCTGAAAACAATTAATATGGTGACCAAGTATTAGAGCCACTATCAGAAAAACTTGACTACCTAATCACCCTCGATTAGTTTCGTCTTCGGGGAAAACATTGCTTAATTTCTAATAAGCAGTTATATTCACAAACACTGAACAAGTAATGCTCATGACTGACAGACTGAGTAGTGCCTACTGCatgcactcttttttttttgctagttCATTGCTGTGATGTCCAAGAGTCTTTAAACCGAGATATTTCTTTTCTATAGGTATGAATAACTTTTGTTACCGAGGTACCTTTATTTACAATTCAAATCATGCTAGATAAACCAATAGTATGCAATGATGATTACACACAAAACGAATAGATTTTATCTTCATGATAACACTACATAAGATTTTTGCCCCATGGCTTATATATTTATTCATCataccatgcatgcatgtacatAAACATGGAGCATATCTCAATCCAAATGCAGTAAAGCCGGCAATACTTGGACCTCCATAACCCTGCCAAGAAAATACCCTTGACCGTGAGAAAAAAGCTGGTGGTGAAACAAAAGAAGAAATGGACCAAAGATACCTCATCAAGAACTGAGCCAAGGATTACACATGGCCTAGCAGTATATAGCAGTGGGCGGCGGCACCACGCCCATCCCCGCGGGACTCGCTCGCTCTAcaaaggcgcggcgcggcccgcAGCGGCGACAGCGTCGCGCTGCCCCACACGCACCTACAACACCACCGCAGCGAAAAGCAGCCTCCTTTCCCTTGGCCctcccctccttcctctccccgtTCCCCTCGCGCACACTTCCTCCTCCACCCACCACACCACCACCAGGCCGGCCCCTCCCCTGGCCTTGATGACTACTGCGCCCAACATCGAGATGATCGCCTCCTCGCTGCGCCACTGCTCCCTCGGCGGCGACGACAGCGAGGGCGTCACCGTCGAGCTCAACTCCGACGTCGCGCTGCCCTACCACTGGGAGCAGTGCCTCGACATCCGGGTACGTTGCGGCATACGCCCGGGttcccttccttccttccttccttagTGCTCGCGGGCGGCTGATgctgcgccgccatggccgccgaggcTCGGCTCCTCGGCATGGCGCGCGCGGGTTCCCCAATCATTTGGCCATAAATGGCCAACAGTCTCCGAGGTAGGtgcggctgccggcggcgcgTTTGCTGGAACCGGAATGGATGGATCAATCATTCCCTCATTAATGGCGAAAGTGGCGAGCAGGCCGGTCGGATGGGGATAGGATTTCCTCCCTTCATTAACTACTCGCTCCCGCCGGCCTGTCCCTCTCTTTTGttctcttgttcttggattctTGCCTTGCGTGCGTGTCCCCCCGGCCGGTTCAGatcagcttcttcctccttgtTCTTCGCTTCTTCCTTCCccgtgtttgtttttttttgacggATTGTTTGGTTTGGGCAGAGATTTCCGGATTGTTGCCTTCTCCTTGTTCGTGATTAGTCCCGCAGATATTTCAGCCACTGCACGCCTTGGCGCTTCTTCAATTTGATCTTCTTCCTGCTCTTTTCAGTTCTTcagaaaggagaaaaaaaaacccccCCGAACTTGTCTTTCGTTCTGGGTCGAGCTCAGAAAGATTGGAGCTTTCAGCATTGAATGCGAAGCCTCTCATTCATATGAATGCGCTCTTGTTCCATCTCCTTGTTCTCTTCTTCCAATTTCATACCGTGGTGGACTAATTAAGGGCGAGTTCAGATCTGTTTGTCTTCTCAATCCTGACACATCCCCGCGGATCCGGTCCTTTTTAATGTGTCCCTATCTGGAACTCCAGATTTCGCCGCGGATTTCTTCAGGACCACCACGCGCTGCTGTTTGCTACCTCCCCTGCAGCTTAATCACCGAGCTTAATCGCCTGCCTTCTGAGTTCTGTTCTGACCCACGCACTATTAACTGGAAAGGCCTGTAATACGCAACTCAAAATGTCCCCTCTCCCCCCGCGTTTACTTTCATCAGAAACCAACTTGCACTGTTGGCATGTGATCCCCTCCCTCAGAAATTCAGAGAACCCAAGGAAAGAAAACATCTTTTCTAGCATCATCATCATAGGCGAAAAGTCCTTCCATCGGCAagcttttgctgaaaagctcctTTCCAGGCCATTCCCAGAGGAAGAAGATCGATGTTCGTGAAGGCGTGCCTCCTCTCCAACCCTGCCCTGCTGCAATCTGTTCCCGGGGTACCTGCATAGTGCCCTGTCCCCCCCTAATGCCACTAGTTTGTGCCACATAAACAGACAAACAGAACATAACAAAGGTGATTTGTATTGTATTTGATCCAGAGCATTGGCCATCTGCTCAGTCCCCTGTAGTACTCTGTGTGCATCACCAAGTTTTCTTTCACCTAGGCTGAGGCTGCAGCATTAATGGCTCTTGCAGACTTCCCAGCTAGCAGATGTGTACTTGCAGATTCTCGTAATCTAAGTACTAGGATTAGTCTACATGCGTATAGCTTTCTTGGACAGCAATTGCAATCTGATATTTGTGATATCTAGTCCTGTACGTTCTTGCATTCTTTTAGCAGATTTGTGATGTATATATTTGTATATCTGAGCTGGTTTGTGCAGACGGGGCAAGTGTACTACATCAACTGGGAGGACGGCACCCGCACGACGGTGGACCCGCGCACGACATCGTCGGCCTTCTCGCCGACGCCGCACTCCACGTCGTGGGCGTCCCGGCGCACCCGCCGCGCGTCCGCCCAGTCGTCCGGCTACACCTCCGTGTCGTCCGTGGGCGCGGACGTCACCGGCGAGTGGCggggcgccgtcgccggcaacGACGGCGGCTACGacaacgacgacgaggaggatggcgaggaggagaacgaggacgaggacgaggccgAGAGCAGCAGCACCACGAGCAGCAGCTCCAGCAGCACGGGCTGCAGCCGGGGCTCGGCCGTCTCGTCCACGCTCTCGTCCTTCTCCCCCACCGACGAGTCCGGCTCCGGCGACAACGGCGCCGGCCTCGGCGCCGGCCACGTGCTCGTGGCCGCCGGGTGCCGCGCCTGCTTCATGTACTTCATGGTGCCCAAGCGCGCCGACGTGTGCCCCAAGTGCGGCAGCTCCGGCCTCCTCCACCTCAGCCGCAACGGTTCCTCCTGAGGTCGATGGAGCCggccagctcgccgccgcccctagtTTGCTAATTGTAGGGGGACCTCTTCGCAATCGTTCAAGCTCTGTTGCTTAGGCCTTGGTAGATCTTCCATAAGACTAGTTTTTTCTTGCGGAGAGGTCCCCAAATCCAATCTTAATTTGCCATTGATTCCTGCTACATTGTACGCCAATTGCCAATGTATGGGAGAAGAGAACAACTTTTTTCTATAATTCTTTTTTAAAATTTCTTCTTCCCATTTTTCGCTGCTGTATTTTCCCTGGATGTCACTGTTTTCCTACCCTCTTCACCTCTGCTTCTGAAATTTCTTCAACAAGGTAGAGAGAGACTAacccttcttcttcatcttcatttGATCTGTTCTTCATTTACCCTCTTCAACAAGGGAATGAATGACCATTTATGTAGCTTTGTTTGTCTGGGATTGGGCATTAGCATTTTCCAGGCAGGGATTATCTCATTCTCATGTGGATTATATTATACACATGCCCTTGCTTTGGTAGCATGCATGTATGTACTCCTACATCAGACCAGACCGGCATTTATGAATGAGTATGATCCAGGCAGAGCAGCATGGTGTGCATACAAGTTTACCAACCACTGGTGGGCCGGGCTGCTTGTTTTCTGGCGGTGCAATATTCTTTTGGTGTGTGGCTTGGAAGGGAGTGCATGGGTAGTAGAATACTGACGATGCGCCTGGCCTGGCCGGGCCTCTCCGCTGTTGCATTGCTGGTTGCTTGCTGCTACCTCAGCCAGCAGCTCGCTCGGCCAGGCTAGAGCTAGAGCCGAGCTCTACTCCCTCCGCTTCCGGTCCTAGCTAGCTTGTGCTCATCCGCATCTGACGCCGGCCTTGCCTGCACCTGTCATGCCATGCATGTTCCTGCCAACCAAAAAATTCCTCACTTGTGATGAGGGGGAGAGAAAGGCATGCTCATCAGTTAGATTCTTCACAGATATaattatgtatgtatgtatcttTCGCTtttcttgtttttatttttaaaaattgtAGCATTGTATCGTGTAAGATATAGGGAGGGGGGCAGGGAGTGATATCAGGTTGCAGGCTGCAGCTGGTTCACGTGCAGCAGCTGTGCTGGCGTGCTATGCTCTCGTCAGTGGAACTGGAATGTTTGTCTTGTATTACACAAACTAGCTAGTACTGTACTAACCTTGGGTTCAAAACTGGAACAGTACATTTTGTTTATCTTACTCTTTGTGGTTAACGGCACTTAAAACCTAGCTCTTGTGCTAATTCTTTATTCTTTAACACATGCTTTCTTGCATTGGCTTTAGTGTGGACTTGTGGAGCAATGTATATAATAACAGTGGGGCTGGTTATGAAACAGAGCAGCTAGCAACTTGCAATTGCAAAGTGGATTATGCTTTACACCTGCTTTTTATTCGGCAAGTTCTAGGAGGAGCACGACGCATGTTTGTTCTTTCTCTTGTTCTTTTCTTACTCAAGATACTATTTAATCAGGGTGTTGAAGCTAGCATTATCCGATTTTGAAAGCTAGAAAAGCAGAGGCGCTGAATTAGTAGCATGTTCGTAAGGTTTTCTCTTTTGCACCTATAtctagaaaagaaaaggggctgGCTGGAAGGAGACAAGTCCACAACACATGACATCGCGGTGAAGCTACAGACAAGTCTGAAATCATACGAACAAGGCAACAAACACATCAAACAAAAGAGGTATGCTTTTGAGAGGCCCTGCGCCATCCCCAGCAAAGTACAGCTAAACATGTAACCAAGTAGGTAGGAGATTCTTCACCACCCTACACTAACCTTCTTGTTTGTCTCTCCAAATATTTATTCttttgtgtgtgtttgtgtgtataTATACTCTCCTACATATGTATTTCTGATCGAGGACAgctttatatatatgtatgtttgTATGTATACAAAGGAGCAGCAAGCTTGTTGTGTTTCTGAACCAATGACAGCATCATtcatgtctctttttttttactgagcAGCTCATCAAATGGACAATGGTTTATTTGGAGTTCTGGACAAGAGAACAAAGGTCCAGGATAGCACATTGGAAGGTTGCAAGAGGGGAGTGAGATGGCACACACAATGGTTGTGCACGCAACGCATACGATGCAACAACAGACGGGTGGAGCTAAAAGATT is drawn from Panicum virgatum strain AP13 chromosome 1N, P.virgatum_v5, whole genome shotgun sequence and contains these coding sequences:
- the LOC120655862 gene encoding uncharacterized protein DDB_G0271670-like — its product is MTTAPNIEMIASSLRHCSLGGDDSEGVTVELNSDVALPYHWEQCLDIRTGQVYYINWEDGTRTTVDPRTTSSAFSPTPHSTSWASRRTRRASAQSSGYTSVSSVGADVTGEWRGAVAGNDGGYDNDDEEDGEEENEDEDEAESSSTTSSSSSSTGCSRGSAVSSTLSSFSPTDESGSGDNGAGLGAGHVLVAAGCRACFMYFMVPKRADVCPKCGSSGLLHLSRNGSS